A window of the Plutella xylostella chromosome 11, ilPluXylo3.1, whole genome shotgun sequence genome harbors these coding sequences:
- the LOC105382898 gene encoding gelsolin has product MKLLLLAALVGCACARTATRQPGVQAHITSLTDKDARAKAMAHPAFANAGRQAGVELWRIENFEPVPVPAKDHGKFYKGDSYIILKTSADKKNNLSWDIHYWLGSQTSQDEAGAAAILTVGLDDKFGGAAVQHRETEGHESQQFLGYFQSTIRYLDGGHASGFTHVSTNAGASKRLFQIKGKKNIRVRQVDPLISSMNKGDCFILDLDQDIFVYVGEKTRNVEKLKAISVANQIRDQDHNGRGKVDIVDQYSSQADVERFFTALGSGSRDSVPEDSAGGDDQAFERNEEQTVTLSEISDSSGKLKITPLKKPYTQEQLKPQECYILDTVSGSIYVWVGKQSTDREKTEAMAKAEQYLTAKKYPAWVHVSRVPQGTEPAAFKQYFTTWRDVGMRHSRIVRSLSDEEYYNSDDEVSARRAQIVGRTGAARAFMPDEGTGKYTVYGIEPTTNKLEADSSNQGKLYQGDAYVIKYTYDKDGAKNYVIYYWVGKDASKQDESAAATSAEILHSRITDAPAVLVKVPQGEEPKHFLKMFKGELVTLFGKQSKETADSIRLFQRDGELLSRLKRPVLALLMMLMIMTIQIHGNEYGVDTRAQEVPLTADSFRADDVFLLKAPGQRSGVWIGKESNASERSMIESFAEAIIGRGAEYERIHQGSEPAHFKDHLGGEDIEPSTTQAWRDRLARRLGATPSLYEVTVDSRNVFTFDEQPNYQQVFLQPDEVNLLDTGDEVYVWIGDEAEPRLAKNSLRIIESYFKKAGHARVAIVIKQGAEPEAFTRLFDSWDPNMWIKQNNYEVEKEKMLRENFIDTD; this is encoded by the exons GACGCGCGAGCTAAAGCCATGGCGCACCCGGCATTCGCCAACGCAGGCCGACAGGCGGGCGTGGAGCTGTGGAGGATCGAG AACTTCGAGCCTGTTCCAGTACCCGCAAAAGACCACGGCAAGTTCTACAAAGGGGATTCTTACATTATTTTGAAG ACGTCAGCCGACAAGAAGAACAACCTATCCTGGGACATCCACTACTGGCTGGGCAGCCAGACTTCCCAGGACGAGGCTGGCGCGGCGGCCATCTTGACTGTCGGGCTGGATGATAAGTTCGGAGGCGCCGCGGTTCAGCATAGAGAGACTGAAGGGCATGAGAGTCAGCAGTTCTTGGGCTACTTCCAGTCAA CCATCAGATACCTGGACGGCGGGCACGCGTCAGGGTTCACGCACGTGAGCACCAACGCGGGCGCCAGCAAGAGACTCTTCCAGATCAAGGGCAAGAAGAACATCCGCGTCAGACag GTGGACCCGCTGATCTCGTCCATGAACAAGGGCGACTGCTTCATCCTGGACCTCGACCAGGACATCTTCGTGTACGTCGGTGAGAAGACCAG GAACGTAGAGAAACTGAAGGCCATATCTGTCGCCAACCAGATCAGAGACCAGGACCACAATGGACGCGGGAAGGTGGATATTGTTG ACCAGTACTCGAGTCAGGCGGACGTGGAGCGCTTCTTCACGGCGCTCGGCTCCGGCAGCCGCGACAGCGTGCCTGAGGACAGCGCGGGAGGAGACGACCAG GCTTTCGAGCGCAACGAAGAGCAGACGGTGACCCTGTCTGAGATCTCCGACAGCAGCGGCAAGCTGAAGATCACGCCGCTGAAGAAGCCATACACGCAGGAGCAGCTGAAGCCTCAG GAATGCTACATCCTGGATACAGTCAGTGGCAGCATCTATGTGTGGGTGGGCAAGCAGTCTACTGACAGG GAGAAGACCGAGGCGATGGCTAAAGCTGAACAATACCTTACTGCGAAGAAGTATCCTGCTTGG GTGCATGTATCCCGAGTCCCGCAGGGCACGGAGCCGGCCGCCTTCAAGCAGTACTTCACAACCTGGCGTGATGTCGGCATGAGACACTCCAGGATTGTGCGCTCTCTTAGCG ATGAAGAGTACTACAACAGCGACGACGAGGTGTCTGCTCGACGTGCACAGATCGTGGGTCGCACGGGAGCAGCCCGAGCGTTCATGCCTGACGAGGGTACCGGCAAATACACTGTCTATGG AATCGAACCCACAACCAACAAGCTGGAAGCCGACTCGTCCAATCAGGGCAAGCTGTACCAGGGCGACGCGTACGTCATCAAGTACACGTACGACAAGGATGGCGCTAAGAACTACGTCATTTACTACTGGGTG GGCAAAGACGCATCCAAGCAAGATGAGTCAGCCGCTGCCACCAGCGCTGAAATACTGCACTCACGC ATAACCGACGCTCCGGCAGTCCTGGTGAAGGTGCCCCAAGGGGAGGAGCCCAAACATTTCCTCAAGATGTTCAAGGGCGAGCTGGTGACACTATTCGGAAAGCAATCGAAGGAAACCGCTGACAGCATCAGACTATTCCAA CGCGACGGAGagcttttgtcacgtcttaaacgccccgtactagcccttctgatgATGCTCATGATAATGACTATCCAGATCCACGGCAACGAGTACGGAGTGGACACGCGCGCTCAGGAGGTGCCTCTCACGGCTGACAGCTTCCGGGCTGATGACGTGTTCCTGCTGAAGGCTCCGGGACAGAGGTCCGGGGTGTGGATTGGAAAG GAGTCCAACGCCTCCGAGCGCTCCATGATCGAGTCGTTTGCCGAAGCCATCATCGGGAGAGGAGCCGAGTACGAGCGCATCCACCAGGGATCAGAGCCTGCGCACTTCAAGGACCATCTGg GCGGTGAAGACATAGAGCCGTCCACAACCCAGGCCTGGCGCGACCGGCTGGCGCGTCGTCTCGGAGCCACGCCGTCGCTGTACGAAGTCACTGTGGACTCTCGCAACGTGTTCACGTTTGATGAGCAGCCTAACTATCAGCAAGTG TTCCTACAGCCTGATGAAGTGAACCTGCTGGACACGGGAGACGAGGTCTACGTGTGGATCGGAGACGAGGCTGAGCCCAGGCTGGCCAAGAACTCACTCAGGATCATTGAG TCGTACTTCAAGAAGGCGGGTCACGCGCGGGTGGCCATCGTGATCAAGCAGGGCGCCGAGCCTGAAGCCTTCACTAGGCTGTTCGACTCCTGGGACCCCAACATGTGGATT AAACAAAACAACTATGAAGTAGAAAAGGAGAAAATGCTTCGGGAGAACTTTATCGACACCGACtag
- the LOC125489185 gene encoding uncharacterized protein LOC125489185 — MSKEDISRSRSPCNPRISDLKKQRGTLKCRLTIFEKYVTKFKDSTLDKLQKTEVSVRIQSMEDTFKCFNAIQSDIEGLADEDELMLQLDYRESFEEQYFNLIAVAKCLLDDESPSSSAKCAPFANIKLPDIKLPSFDGSYDRWLEFRNSYVTMIHERTDLNCIQKFHYLKSSLTGSASQVISALEFTADNYTHAWELLEKRFHNDRLLVHNHVKSLFNIHTVSKESPGQLRKLIDTVLRNLRALQTLHEPTSHWDTLLIYLIVTKLDESSEREWEQHKGTLLTNSESNKLKLDDLMTFLRNRADFLEMVNANQSNSKSTVKQVTTESKVAYEKKGSSQNNYVHSYVSTNKNKSTDKRSPRSCVMCNKSHPLFTCTYFLNIAVGERSKIVQQNDLCVNCLRAGHSVADCLFGPCRQCQQKHNSLLHTNQNDSSTRVLPDKVQESVSLSSTLGSQPSNTNTEYNDQLLNRVLLSTVLVEVAGDNNKYHTARALLDNGSEHNFISEKLSKRLNTKLIQSTLNVTGVGNKHTNSSHLCDITMRSKVQDYSTALRCIVLSSITSHLPSTRVDVQNIRIPENIRLADPSFHVPSEVELLIGSDLFWDLIESGKIRLSSGTYLIDSKLGWLVSGPIPNTDLRMNNQVQCNFTQTIDSQLRKFWELEEVPNSKPSFTLDEQKCEDLFTSTTIREASGRFSVRMPLNEPVESLGDSYKIAKQRFLSLEKRLNRVPEYKRMYSEFLKEYESLGHMTKIDEVQFPNYFLPHHGVFRESSETTKLRVVFQANTPTESGKSLNDIMLPGPSLQNDIFSILLRFRQHKYVACADIEKMFRQVNVQPDQRSLQCIVWRENSDDELGVYQLNSLTYGTTAAPYLSMRCIRQLAEECDDPLIAKVIKDDMYVDDLITGDDDQQKLIATCEKTSQVLNSGCFPLRKWTFNFDVSDTASKEIAKGPHTQSKTLGLGWLSASDELHFTTKLSLDSESKLTKRSILSVLSQIYDPLGLLAPAVIQAKILLQQLWLLKIGWDDAVPDDVVSMWNSFLSTLGTLNEIKIDRWISSDNTEVRELHVFSDASQKAYGACAYIRSCSNNGNITVKLHCAKSRVAPLKVCSIPRLELCAALIGARLYDAIIKALRLSFDRIYFWTDSTIVMGWLRMSPHLLKTFVQNRVTEINELTGNCTWLHVDGKHNPADLVSRGLNLDELGKSSLWWNGPSFLSNPELPASQTNQVHFESLPEMKPTNNTTSLVSTQPNDELFDFTKYSQFNRLQRIAAYLLRFVNNCRSSKIRKTGSLSADELHESRLLLARMSQKQSFPKLYDNLINKKDLSRDKDMKQYLNLNVFLDEDKVIRVGGRLGNSSFEYGKKYPILLCGKHEFTLMMCRYEHKRLLHAGPQLMLANIRDSWWPIGARNLVRKVVHQCVICTRLKGKVLSPIMGNLPANRLEGSFPFLHTGVDFAGPVSILNRKGRGATLTKGYICLFVCLSTRAIHLELVSGLSTNDYVLALIRFYSKRGKPISITSDNGRNFVGVETQFPLLCEKNKRKVIDHSANQGIQFHFIPPYSAHFGGLWEAGVKSCKSHLRRIVGDARLTFEEFSTVLAQIEAVLNSRPLSPLSADPNDLSPLTPGHFLIGRPLTAPPAEDLTAAVTNRLNRYDRVEQLRQHFWRRWSKEFVSELQTRTKWKINHDTLTMNSLVLIKEDNLPPLRWRLGRIVQLFPGTDGVARVADIRTATGVVRRAFSKICPLPLQPEPSSSSSPASPTITT; from the coding sequence ATGAGTAAAGAGGATATTAGTAGAAGTAGGTCACCTTGTAATCCACGCATTAGCGACCTTAAGAAACAGAGAGGTACGTTAAAATGCAGATTAACTATATTCGAAAAGTACGTTACAAAATTTAAAGATAGTACGTtagataaattacaaaaaaccgAAGTTAGCGTTAGAATTCAGTCGATGGAGGATACATTCAAATGTTTTAATGCTATTCAGAGCGATATAGAAGGATTAGCCGATGAGGATGAGCTTATGTTGCAGTTGGATTACCGCGAGTCATTTgaagaacaatattttaatctcATAGCTGTTGCTAAATGCTTGCTTGACGATGAATCGCCTAGTTCTAGTGCCAAATGCGCTCCATTCGCTAATATAAAATTGCCTGATATAAAACTCCCTTCCTTTGACGGTAGCTATGATCGCTGGCTTGAGTTTCGAAACTCATATGTAACAATGATTCATGAACGAACTGATTTAAATTGCATTCAGAAGTTTCATTACTTAAAATCGTCACTAACTGGTAGCGCTTCTCAAGTTATTAGTGCTTTAGAGTTTACTGCGGATAATTACACGCACGCTTGGGAGCTACTCGAAAAGAGATTTCATAACGATAGGCTACTTGTTCATAATCATGTTAAATCACTTTTTAACATTCACACGGTTAGTAAGGAGTCGCCTGGGCAGTTACGGAAGCTCATAGATACGGTGTTAAGGAACCTACGTGCACTTCAAACCTTGCATGAGCCCACGAGCCATTGGGATACGTTGCTAATATATTTGATTGTTACTAAACTCGATGAGAGCTCAGAGCGAGAGTGGGAACAGCACAAGGGTACCTTACTTACTAATTCAGAGTCAAATAAACTAAAGTTAGACGATTTAATGACGTTTCTTCGCAATAGGGCAGActtcttagaaatggttaatgCGAACCAATCTAATTCAAAAAGCACAGTTAAACAAGTCACCACCGAAAGCAAAGTAGCATACGAAAAGAAAGGATcttcacaaaataattatgtgcacAGTTACGTCtccactaataaaaataagtcgACGGATAAAAGATCACCACGGAGCTGCGTAATGTGTAACAAAAGCCATCCTTTGTTTACGTGTACGTACTTTCTTAACATTGCTGTAGGTGAAAGATCAAAAATTGTGCAACAAAACGATTTATGTGTGAACTGTTTACGGGCAGGTCACTCTGTAGCAGACTGTTTATTCGGACCATGCAGGCAGTGTCAACAGAAACACAACAGTCTACTTCATACGAATCAAAACGATAGCAGTACCCGCGTGTTACCCGACAAAGTTCAAGAGTCGGTGTCATTGTCTAGCACACTAGGGTCGCAACCAAGCAACACAAATACGGAGTATAACGATCAGCTGTTAAACCGGGTTTTATTGTCCACCGTGCTAGTCGAAGTCGCCGgtgataataataagtatcaCACTGCCCGTGCATTATTAGATAATGGCAGCGAACACAATTTCATTTCGGAGAAATTAAGTAAACGATTAAATACGAAATTAATACAGTCCACTCTAAACGTTACAGGTGTAGGCAACAAGCACACCAATTCGAGTCACTTATGCGATATCACGATGCGATCAAAGGTACAGGATTACAGTACAGCTTTAAGATGTATTGTACTTTCTAGCATTACCTCACACTTGCCATCTACCCGTGTAGATGTGCAAAATATACGAATCCCTGAAAATATACGATTAGCGGATCCTAGTTTTCACGTTCCTTCAGAAGTCGAGTTGCTGATAGGTTCTGATTTATTCTGGGATTTGATAGAATCAGGAAAAATACGATTATCAAgcggtacctacttaatcgATTCTAAGTTAGGATGGTTAGTTTCAGGGCCGATTCCAAACACTGACTTGCGCATGAATAATCAAGTTCAGTGCAACTTCACTCAAACGATTGATTCACAGTTACGTAAGTTCTGGGAACTTGAGGAAGTACCTAACAGTAAACCGAGTTTTACATTAGACGAACAAAAATGCGAGGATCTATTTACTAGTACGACAATACGGGAAGCTAGTGGTAGGTTTTCAGTACGAATGCCATTAAACGAACCAGTTGAATCTCTCGGAGATTCATATAAAATCGCGAAACAACGGTTTTTATCTTTAGAAAAAAGGCTAAACCGTGTACCCGAGTACAAACGGATGTACAGTGAGTTCCTGAAAGAATACGAATCACTAGGTCACATGACTAAAATAGACGAAGTCCAGTTTCCGAACTATTTTCTACCTCATCATGGTGTTTTTCGCGAAAGCAGTGAGACGACGAAACTTCGAGTAGTTTTCCAAGCGAACACTCCCACTGAATCAGGCAAGTCGCTCAACGACATTATGTTACCGGGGCCGTCATTACAAAACGATATATTCTCGATTCTTTTAAGATTTCGGCAGCATAAATACGTGGCATGCGCAGATATCGAGAAAATGTTTAGGCAAGTAAACGTACAGCCTGATCAGCGCAGCTTGCAGTGTATAGTTTGGCGGGAAAACTCTGATGATGAGTTAGGCGTATATCAGTTGAACAGTTTAACGTATGGGACAACTGCAGCGCCTTATCTAAGCATGCGATGCATACGACAGTTAGCTGAGGAATGCGATGATCCCTTGATAGCCAAGGTGATCAAAGACGATATGTATGTTGATGATTTGATTACGGGTGATGATGATCAACAAAAATTGATAGCTACATGCGAGAAAACGTCACAAGTATTGAATTCGGGTTGTTTTCCGCTGCGAAAATGGACATTTAACTTCGACGTTAGTGACACAGCATCTAAAGAAATAGCTAAGGGTCCGCACACACAGAGCAAAACGTTAGGACTTGGGTGGTTAAGCGCGAGCGATGAACTTCACTTCACGACAAAATTAAGTTTAGATAGTGAATCAAAGCTAACAAAACGTTCTATCCTGTCAGTGTTATCACAAATATACGATCCCTTAGGTCTCTTGGCACCAGCAGTGATACAAGCGAAGATCCTGCTGCAACAGTTGTGGTTGCTTAAGATAGGTTGGGATGACGCGGTCCCCGATGACGTAGTCAGCATGTGGAATAGTTTCCTAAGTACGCTAGGAACAttaaacgaaataaaaatagatagaTGGATATCAAGCGATAATACGGAGGTGCGAGAGCTTCATGTCTTTTCTGATGCATCACAAAAGGCATACGGGGCCTGTGCCTACATACGATCATGCAGTAATAATGGCAATATAACTGTAAAACTACATTGCGCGAAAAGTAGGGTTGCACCTTTAAAAGTTTGTAGCATACCTAGACTTGAGCTGTGTGCAGCGTTAATCGGCGCTAGACTATACGATGCGATAATAAAAGCGTTGCGTCTATCATTCGATCGCATATATTTTTGGACAGACTCCACGATAGTCATGGGCTGGCTTCGCATGTCTCCCCATCTGCTCAAAACTTTTGTGCAGAATCGAGTGACCGAAATAAACGAGCTGACAGGTAACTGTACGTGGTTACATGTTGATGGCAAACATAATCCCGCCGATTTAGTTTCGCGAGGGCTTAACTTAGACGAATTAGGTAAGTCAAGTTTATGGTGGAATGGACCGTCTTTCCTAAGTAACCCTGAACTGCCAGCTAGTCAGACGAATCAAGTGCATTTCGAGTCATTGCCTGAAATGAAACCGACAAACAATACGACGAGCTTAGTCAGTACGCAGCCTAATGATGAGTTATTTGACTTCACTAAATACTCTCAATTCAATCGGTTACAACGTATAGCTGCCTACTTGCTACGCTTTGTAAACAACTGCCGAAGTAGTAAGATTAGAAAAACCGGTTCATTATCAGCTGATGAGTTACACGAATCACGACTTTTACTCGCGAGAATGTCACAAAAACAATCATTTCCGAAATTATAcgataatttaataaacaaaaaggACTTGAGTCGTGATAAAGACATGAAACAGTACCTAAACTTAAACGTATTTTTAGACGAAGACAAAGTTATACGTGTAGGCGGTAGATTAGGTAATTCTAGTTTTGAATACGGGAAAAAGTACCCTATTCTATTGTGTGGTAAACATGAATTCACTTTAATGATGTGCCGTTATGAACATAAACGATTATTacacgctggtccacagctCATGTTAGCAAACATTCGCGATAGCTGGTGGCCAATCGGTGCTAGGAACTTAGTTCGAAAAGTAGTGCATCAGTGTGTAATATGTACGCGATTGAAAGGAAAGGTTCTAAGTCCTATCATGGGCAACCTACCTGCAAACCGTTTGGAGGGCAGTTTTCCCTTCTTACATACCGGAGTAGACTTCGCTGGGCCAGTGAGCATACTTAATCGTAAAGGACGAGGAGCGACACTTACCAAAGGGTAcatatgtttgtttgtttgcctATCGACGCGAGCGATTCATTTGGAGCTAGTAAGCGGTTTATCGACAAATGATTATGTTCTAGCGCTCATTCGGTTCTATAGTAAACGCGGTAAACCAATTTCGATTACTTCAGATAACGGAAGAAACTTTGTAGGCGTAGAAACGCAATTTCCCTTACTCTGTGAGAAAAATAAACGAAAGGTCATTGATCACTCGGCTAATCAGGGTATACAATTTCATTTTATCCCTCCTTACTCTGCTCATTTTGGTGGTTTGTGGGAGGCGGGAGTAAAGTCCTGCAAGAGTCACCTGAGGCGAATAGTTGGTGATGCTCGATTAACGTTTGAGGAATTTAGTACTGTGTTAGCGCAGATCGAGGCCGTCCTAAATTCCCGCCCCCTGTCACCGCTCTCCGCCGACCCGAACGACCTCTCACCGCTGACGCCGGGACACTTCCTCATCGGACGCCCCCTGACCGCCCCACCAGCCGAGGACCTGACAGCAGCCGTGACCAACCGGCTCAACAGATACGACAGAGTCGAACAGCTTCGCCAACACTTCTGGCGGCGATGGTCAAAAGAATTCGTCTCTGAACTACAAACACGAACCAAGTGGAAAATCAACCACGACACACTCACGATGAACAGTCTGGTGCTGATAAAAGAGGACAACCTTCCACCGCTGAGATGGCGACTGGGAAGAATCGTACAGCTGTTCCCGGGCACGGACGGAGTAGCTCGGGTGGCAGACATACGCACCGCCACGGGCGTGGTGCGCCGCGCCTTCTCGAAGATCTGCCCACTGCCTCTTCAGCCAGAGccctcttcatcatcatcaccggCTTCACCTACGATTACGACCTAG